From the Microbacterium sp. W4I4 genome, one window contains:
- the glpK gene encoding glycerol kinase GlpK: MAEYVLSIDQGTTSSRAIIFDHAGAVVASGQKEHEQILPRAGWVEHDPAEIWQNVQEVIGLALTRAHLTRHDIAAVGITNQRETAVVWDRATGEPVYNAIVWQDTRTQEIVDRLAADGGIDRFAEFVGLPLATYFSGTKVAWILENVDGARERADAGELMFGTTDTWVLWNLTGGVDGGVHATDVTNASRTMFMDLETLQWRDDILKAFGVPASMLPEIRSSSEVYGTAENSSLLRETPIAGILGDQQAATFGQAAFRAGESKNTYGTGCFLIFNTGEEIVRSKNGLLTTVGYKLGDAPTHYALEGSIAVAGSLIQWLRDQLGLISSAPEVEELASLVEDNGGVYIVPAFSGLFTPYWRPDARGAIVGLTRFANRNHIARAALEAVAFQTRDVLDAVNADAGVELKELKVDGGMVANDALMQFQADVLGVSVVRPKVAETTALGAAYAAGLAVGFWSDLDELSANWQEDRRWEPTMAADERDRQLRLWRKAVTKSMDWVDEDVR; the protein is encoded by the coding sequence ATGGCCGAGTACGTTCTGTCGATCGACCAGGGCACGACGTCCAGCCGGGCGATCATCTTCGATCACGCGGGTGCCGTCGTGGCATCCGGTCAGAAGGAGCACGAGCAGATCCTGCCGCGCGCCGGCTGGGTCGAGCACGACCCGGCGGAGATCTGGCAGAACGTGCAGGAGGTCATCGGCCTGGCCCTGACCCGCGCGCATCTGACCCGGCACGACATCGCCGCCGTCGGGATCACCAACCAGCGCGAGACCGCCGTGGTGTGGGACCGTGCGACGGGCGAGCCGGTGTACAACGCGATCGTCTGGCAGGACACCCGCACCCAGGAGATCGTGGATCGCCTTGCGGCGGACGGCGGGATCGATCGCTTCGCCGAGTTCGTCGGACTGCCGCTGGCGACATACTTCTCGGGCACGAAGGTCGCCTGGATCCTCGAGAACGTCGACGGAGCACGAGAGAGGGCGGATGCCGGCGAGCTGATGTTCGGAACGACCGACACCTGGGTGCTGTGGAACCTCACCGGCGGAGTGGACGGCGGTGTGCATGCCACGGACGTGACCAACGCGTCGCGCACCATGTTCATGGATCTGGAGACGCTGCAGTGGCGCGACGACATCCTGAAGGCCTTCGGGGTGCCGGCCTCGATGCTGCCGGAGATCCGCTCGTCGTCGGAGGTGTACGGCACGGCGGAGAACTCGTCGCTGCTGCGCGAGACCCCGATCGCCGGCATCCTGGGCGACCAGCAGGCGGCGACGTTCGGGCAGGCGGCGTTCCGCGCCGGCGAGAGCAAGAACACGTACGGCACCGGATGCTTCCTGATCTTCAACACCGGCGAGGAGATCGTCCGTTCGAAGAACGGGCTGCTGACCACAGTCGGCTACAAGCTCGGCGACGCCCCGACCCATTACGCACTGGAGGGCTCCATCGCCGTCGCGGGCTCGCTGATCCAGTGGCTCCGCGACCAGCTGGGTCTGATCTCTTCCGCACCCGAGGTCGAGGAGCTGGCCTCGCTGGTGGAGGACAACGGCGGCGTCTACATCGTCCCCGCCTTCTCCGGCCTGTTCACCCCCTACTGGCGCCCGGATGCCCGCGGCGCGATCGTGGGCCTCACCCGCTTCGCCAACCGCAACCACATCGCCCGTGCGGCGCTGGAGGCCGTCGCGTTCCAGACCCGAGACGTGCTGGACGCGGTGAACGCGGATGCCGGAGTGGAGCTGAAGGAACTGAAGGTGGATGGCGGCATGGTCGCCAACGATGCGCTCATGCAGTTCCAGGCCGATGTGCTGGGGGTCAGTGTCGTGCGCCCGAAGGTGGCCGAGACCACCGCACTGGGCGCCGCATACGCCGCCGGGCTCGCCGTCGGCTTCTGGAGCGACCTCGACGAGCTGTCCGCGAACTGGCAGGAGGACCGACGGTGGGAGCCGACTATGGCAGCCGACGAGCGCGATCGTCAGCTGCGCCTGTGGCGCAAGGCCGTCACCAAGTCGATGGACTGGGTCGACGAGGACGTGCGCTGA
- the ffh gene encoding signal recognition particle protein, producing the protein MATFGTLSDRLTETFRNLRTKGKLSPADVDGTVREIRRALLDADVALVVVKDFTAKVRERALSDEVSKALNPAQQVVQIVNEELVAILGGEQRRLEFAKTPPTVIMLAGLQGSGKTTFAGKLARQLQADGHTPLLVAADLQRPNAVTQLQVVAERAGATVFAPEPGNGVGDPVQVSKAGVEHARRQQHDVVIIDTAGRLGVDAELMKQASDIRKATDPDEVLFVIDAMIGQDAVNTAKAFQEGVDFTGVVLSKLDGDARGGAALSVASVTGRPIIFASTGENLEDLEPFHPDRMASRILDLGDILTLIEQAQQAFDEEEAMKMAEKLATEAFTLEDFLDQLQQMKKMGSMKKMLGMLPGMGQMKQQLDDFDEKEIDRTEAIIRSMTPTERRTPKLLNGSRRLRIAKGSGMTVTDVNQLVQRFEQAAKMMKTVARGGTPQIPGMGPMGKPGASTKRGKKGAKSKSGSRSGNPAKRAAENAGLPTAASNPTGSGFGLGGGQKAPTEADLAEIQKLFGKN; encoded by the coding sequence ATGGCTACATTTGGCACGCTCTCCGATCGGCTCACCGAGACCTTCCGCAATCTGCGCACGAAGGGAAAGCTGAGCCCCGCCGACGTCGACGGCACCGTCCGCGAGATCCGTCGGGCTCTGCTCGATGCCGACGTCGCTCTCGTCGTCGTGAAGGACTTCACTGCCAAGGTGCGCGAGCGCGCCCTGAGCGACGAGGTCAGCAAGGCGCTGAACCCCGCGCAGCAGGTCGTCCAGATCGTCAACGAGGAGCTCGTCGCGATCCTCGGCGGCGAGCAGCGCCGGCTGGAGTTCGCGAAGACCCCGCCGACCGTCATCATGCTCGCGGGCCTGCAGGGTTCGGGAAAGACGACCTTCGCGGGCAAGCTCGCCCGCCAGCTGCAGGCCGACGGCCACACGCCGCTGCTGGTCGCCGCCGACCTGCAGCGTCCGAATGCCGTGACCCAGCTGCAGGTCGTCGCGGAGCGCGCCGGCGCGACCGTCTTCGCCCCGGAGCCCGGCAACGGCGTGGGCGACCCCGTTCAGGTCTCGAAGGCCGGCGTCGAGCATGCCCGCCGTCAGCAGCACGACGTGGTCATCATCGACACCGCCGGTCGCCTCGGTGTGGACGCCGAGCTGATGAAGCAGGCCTCCGACATCCGCAAGGCCACCGATCCCGACGAGGTCCTGTTCGTCATCGACGCGATGATCGGTCAGGATGCCGTGAACACGGCGAAGGCCTTCCAGGAGGGCGTCGACTTCACCGGTGTCGTGCTCTCCAAGCTCGACGGCGACGCACGCGGTGGCGCGGCGCTGTCGGTGGCATCCGTCACCGGACGCCCGATCATCTTCGCCTCCACGGGCGAGAACCTCGAAGACCTCGAGCCCTTCCACCCCGACCGCATGGCGAGCCGCATCCTCGACCTCGGTGACATCCTGACCCTCATCGAGCAGGCCCAGCAGGCCTTCGACGAGGAAGAGGCCATGAAGATGGCCGAGAAGCTCGCGACCGAGGCCTTCACCCTCGAGGATTTCCTCGACCAGCTTCAGCAGATGAAGAAGATGGGCTCGATGAAGAAGATGCTCGGGATGCTCCCGGGCATGGGCCAGATGAAGCAGCAGCTCGACGACTTCGACGAGAAGGAGATCGACCGCACCGAGGCCATCATCCGCTCTATGACCCCGACTGAGCGCCGCACACCCAAGCTGCTCAACGGCTCGCGCCGCCTGCGCATCGCCAAGGGATCCGGTATGACCGTCACCGACGTCAACCAGCTCGTCCAGCGCTTCGAGCAGGCCGCGAAGATGATGAAGACCGTCGCCCGCGGCGGCACCCCGCAGATCCCCGGCATGGGCCCGATGGGCAAGCCCGGCGCGTCGACCAAGCGCGGCAAGAAGGGCGCCAAGAGCAAGAGCGGCTCCCGTTCCGGCAACCCCGCCAAGCGCGCCGCCGAGAACGCCGGGCTCCCGACGGCCGCCTCCAACCCGACCGGTTCCGGCTTCGGACTCGGTGGCGGTCAGAAGGCTCCGACCGAGGCCGACCTGGCCGAGATCCAGAAGCTCTTCGGCAAGAACTGA
- a CDS encoding TetR/AcrR family transcriptional regulator — MASETRAGRPRASSRETLAEAACELFLEQGYDATSIVDITRRAGVSRSSFFNYFDSKSDVLWSGLDARIAVASVALAALGTDADGPAVRAALEPIVQDFAPDPLALALRNSAAMGLDSELLRDTGLRHARISSAVAGAARSAGIDDIRADILGSALATAVLSSLRVWAEQGAGQASLEAQFDEALRSIHDLPWG, encoded by the coding sequence ATGGCTTCGGAGACTCGCGCAGGACGCCCCCGCGCGTCATCGCGGGAGACCCTCGCCGAGGCGGCCTGCGAGCTGTTCCTCGAGCAGGGGTACGACGCCACGTCGATCGTCGACATCACGCGTCGCGCCGGCGTGAGCCGTTCGAGCTTCTTCAACTACTTCGACTCGAAGAGCGACGTGCTGTGGTCGGGGCTGGATGCGCGCATCGCCGTGGCGTCGGTGGCCCTGGCCGCACTGGGCACGGATGCCGACGGGCCCGCGGTCCGCGCGGCACTCGAACCGATTGTCCAGGACTTCGCCCCCGACCCGCTGGCGCTCGCCCTGCGCAACTCTGCGGCGATGGGCCTCGACTCCGAACTCCTCCGCGACACCGGCCTGCGTCATGCCCGGATCTCGTCCGCGGTCGCAGGCGCCGCCCGCAGCGCCGGCATCGACGACATCCGCGCCGACATCCTCGGCTCCGCGCTGGCCACCGCGGTGCTGTCGTCACTGCGGGTATGGGCCGAGCAGGGCGCCGGTCAGGCCTCGCTCGAAGCGCAGTTCGACGAGGCCCTCCGCAGCATCCACGATCTTCCCTGGGGCTGA
- a CDS encoding UDP-N-acetylglucosamine 1-carboxyvinyltransferase, with amino-acid sequence MTMDSVRSAPRSDSTPDSEEPLQTTAARLIRDARVAQNLTQAQLAARVGTSQSAINRIERGGQNLTLELLARVNAALGNEILTLGQPSTSQHIRVQGGRRLSGSITVNSSKNGAVALLCASLLNRGRTTLHRVARIVEVDRILDVLRSFGVSAVWSENGEDLEIRVPQQLDLSAINADAGRRTRSVIMFLGPLLGRHKEFSLPYAGGCDLGTRTVEPHMLALRRFGLSVEATTGWYRATVTEVGDDELHVVLTERGDTVTENAIMAAAGRDGVTVIRNASPNYMVQDLCFYLELLGIRIEGVGTTTLRIHGRSEIDEDVDYWPGEDPVEAMTLLTAGIVTGSEITVKRVPIEFMEIELGVLTEMGLQYDLTPEYPGANGRTRLVDLTVHPSTMHAPVDKIHSMPFPGINIDNLPFFAVIAASAEGTTLIHDWVYEGRAIHLSDLTRLGADIRLRDPHRLDVTGPTRWSAADVICPPALRPAVVLLLAMLASKGTSVLRNIAVIERGYEGLWSRLNEIGAAITPFRD; translated from the coding sequence ATGACGATGGATTCCGTACGGTCAGCACCCCGCAGCGACAGCACCCCCGATTCGGAGGAGCCGCTGCAGACCACCGCAGCCCGCCTGATCCGCGACGCCCGCGTCGCCCAGAACCTCACCCAGGCGCAGCTCGCCGCTCGGGTCGGCACCAGCCAGAGCGCGATCAACCGCATCGAGCGCGGCGGACAGAACCTCACCCTCGAGCTGCTCGCACGCGTCAACGCCGCGCTGGGCAACGAGATCCTCACCCTCGGTCAGCCCAGCACCAGCCAGCACATCCGCGTGCAGGGCGGACGACGACTGAGTGGGTCGATCACTGTCAACTCCAGCAAGAACGGAGCGGTCGCTCTGCTGTGCGCGAGCCTGCTCAACCGCGGGCGCACCACCCTGCACCGCGTGGCCCGTATCGTCGAGGTCGATCGCATCCTCGACGTGCTGCGCAGCTTCGGCGTCTCGGCCGTATGGTCCGAGAACGGCGAGGACCTGGAGATCCGGGTGCCCCAGCAGCTCGACCTCAGCGCGATCAACGCCGACGCCGGGCGCCGCACGCGCAGCGTGATCATGTTCCTCGGCCCGCTGCTGGGCCGCCACAAGGAGTTCTCCCTCCCCTACGCGGGCGGCTGCGACCTCGGCACCCGCACGGTCGAGCCGCACATGCTGGCGCTGCGACGCTTCGGCCTGTCGGTCGAGGCGACCACGGGCTGGTACCGGGCGACCGTGACCGAGGTCGGCGACGACGAGCTGCACGTGGTGCTCACCGAGCGCGGCGACACGGTCACCGAGAACGCGATCATGGCGGCCGCCGGCCGCGACGGCGTGACGGTCATCCGCAACGCCAGCCCGAACTACATGGTGCAGGACCTGTGCTTCTACCTGGAGCTGCTGGGCATCCGCATCGAGGGAGTCGGCACCACCACCCTGCGCATCCACGGCAGGAGCGAGATCGACGAGGACGTCGACTACTGGCCCGGAGAGGATCCGGTCGAGGCCATGACCCTGCTCACCGCCGGCATCGTGACCGGGTCGGAGATCACCGTGAAGCGCGTGCCGATCGAGTTCATGGAGATCGAGCTGGGCGTGCTCACCGAGATGGGCCTGCAGTATGACCTCACCCCCGAGTACCCGGGCGCCAACGGACGCACGCGACTGGTCGACCTCACCGTGCATCCATCGACCATGCACGCCCCCGTCGACAAGATCCACTCCATGCCGTTCCCCGGGATCAACATCGACAACCTGCCGTTCTTCGCGGTGATAGCCGCCAGCGCCGAGGGCACCACGCTCATCCACGACTGGGTGTACGAGGGACGGGCGATCCACCTCTCCGATCTCACCCGGCTCGGCGCCGACATCCGCCTGCGCGACCCGCACCGCCTCGACGTCACCGGCCCCACCCGGTGGTCGGCGGCGGACGTGATCTGCCCGCCCGCACTGCGCCCGGCCGTGGTCCTGCTGCTGGCGATGCTCGCCTCGAAGGGCACCAGCGTGCTGCGCAACATCGCCGTGATCGAGCGCGGCTACGAGGGCCTGTGGTCGCGCCTGAACGAGATCGGTGCGGCGATCACGCCCTTCCGCGACTGA